A window from Canis lupus familiaris isolate Mischka breed German Shepherd chromosome 18, alternate assembly UU_Cfam_GSD_1.0, whole genome shotgun sequence encodes these proteins:
- the SCYL1 gene encoding N-terminal kinase-like protein isoform X6, which produces MWFFARDPVRDFPFELSPDPPEGGPPGPWVLHRGRKKATGSPVSIFVYDVKPGADEQTQVAKAAFKRLKTLRHPNILAYIDGLETDKCLHVVTEAVTPLGMYLKERAEAGGLKELELSWGLHQIVKALSFLVNDCSLIHNNICMAAVFVDRAGEWKLGGLDYMYSAQGNGGGPPRKGVPELEQYDPPELADGSGRAVREKWSADMWRLGCLIWEVFNGPLPRAAALRNPGKIPKSLVPHYCELVGANPKVRPNPARFLQNCRAPGGFMNNRFVETNLFLEEIQIKEPAEKQKFFQELSKSLDSFPEDFCRHRVLPQLLTAFEFGNAGAVVLTPLFKVGKFLNAEEYQQKIIPVVVKMFSSTDRAMRIRLLQQMEQFIQYLDEPTVNTQIFPHVVHGFLDTNPAIREQTVKSMLLLAPKLNEANLNVELMKHFARLQAKDEQGPIRCNTTVCLGKIGSYLNASTRHRVLTSAFSRATKDPFAPSRVAGVLGFAATHNLYSMNDCAHKILPVLCGLTVDPEKSVRDQAFKAIRSFLSKLESVSEDPTQLAEVEKDVHAASSPGMGGAAASWAGWAVTGVSSLTSKLIRAHPTAAPAEPNIPQRPTPEGLPALAPTLVPATSTTSGHWETQEESTDTAEDSSAADRWDDEDWGSLEEAESVLAQQEDWSTGGQASRGGQLRPDSWGDDNWEGLETESRQGKAELARKKREERRREMEAKRAEKKAAKGPMKLGTRKLD; this is translated from the exons ATGTGGTTCTTTGCCCGGGACCCGGTCCGGGACTTCCCGTTCGAGCTCAGCCCGGACCCCCCAGAGGGCGGCCCGCCGGGGCCCTGGGTCCTGCACCGCGGCCGCAAGAAG gcCACAGGCAGCCCGGTGTCCATCTTCGTGTATGACGTGAAGCCCGGGGCCGATGAGCAGACCCAGGTGGCCAAGGCTGCCTTCAAGCGCCTCAAAACTCTCCGGCACCCCAACATTCTGGCCTACATCGATGGGCTGGAG ACGGACAAATGCCTCCATGTAGTGACAGAGGCAGTGACCCCACTGGGAATGTACCTCAAGGAGCGAGCGGAGGCTGGTGGCTTGAAGGAGCTGGAGCTCTCCTGGGGCCTACACCAGATTGTG AAAGCCCTCAGCTTCCTGGTAAATGACTGCAGCCTCATCCACAACAACATCTGCATGGCTGCCGTGTTCGTGGACCGTGCCGGCGAGTGGAAGCTGGGGGGTCTGGACTACATGTATTCGGCCCAGGGCAATGGTGGGGGACCCCCCCGGAAGGGGGTCCCCGAACTTGAGCAGTATGACCCCCCGGAGTTGGCTGATGGCAGTGGCAGAGCAGTTAGAGAGAAATG GTCAGCTGACATGTGGCGCTTGGGCTGCCTCATCTGGGAAGTCTTCAATGGGCCCCTACCTCGGGCGGCTGCCCTGCGCAACCCTGGGAAG ATCCCCAAATCGCTGGTGCCCCATTACTGTGAACTAGTTGGAGCCAACCCCAAGGTGCGTCCCAACCCAGCCCGCTTCCTGCAGAACTGCCGGGCACCCGGCGGCTTCATGAACAACCGCTTTGTGGAGACCAACCTCTTTTTGGAAGAGATTCAG ATCAAAGAGCCGGCTGAGAAGCAAAAGTTCTTCCAAGAGCTGAGCAAGAGCCTAGACTCTTTCCCTGAGGATTTCTGCCGGCACAGGGTACTGCCCCAGCTGCTGACCGCCTTCGAGTTTGGCAATGCGGGAGCCGTGGTCCTCACACCGCTCTTCAag GTGGGCAAGTTTCTCAACGCTGAGGAGTATCAGCAGAAGATCATCCCTGTTGTGGTCAAGATGTTCTCATCCACTGACCGGGCCATGCGCATCCGCCTCCTACAGCAG ATGGAACAGTTTATCCAGTACCTTGATGAGCCAACAGTCAACACACAGATCTTCCCCCACGTTGTACATGGCTTCCTGGACACCAACCCTGCCATCCGAGAGCAGACAGTCAAG TCCATGCTGCTTCTGGCCCCAAAGCTGAACGAGGCCAACCTCAATGTGGAGCTGATGAAGCATTTCGCGCGGCTGCAGGCCAAGGATGAACAGGGCCCCATTCGCTGCAACACTACCGTCTGCCTGGGCAAAATCGGCTCCTACCTCAATGCCAGT acTAGGCACAGGGTCCTCACCTCCGCCTTCAGCCGTGCCACTAAGGACCCCTTTGCACCTTCCCGGGTGGCGGGGGTCCTGGGTTTTGCTGCCACCCACAACCTCTACTCGATGAACGACTGTGCCCACAAGAtcctgcctgtgctctgtggCCTGACCGTGGATCCCGAGAAATCCGTGCGAGACCAG GCCTTCAAGGCCATTCGAAGCTTCCTGTCCAAACTGGAGTCTGTGTCAGAGGACCCCACCCAGCTGGCTGAAGTGG AAAAGGATGTCCATGCGGCCTCCAGCCCAGGAATGGGAGGAGCCGCAGCCAGCTGGGCAGGCTGGGCTGTGACAGGAGTCTCCTCGCTCACCTCCAAGCTGATCCGTGCGCACCCAACAGCTGCCCCGGCTGAGCCCAACATCCCCCAGAGACCCACACCTGAGG GACTTcctgccctggcccccaccctTGTCCCTGCCACGTCCACAACCTCAGGCCACTGGGAGACACAAGAGGAGAGCACAGACACAGCGGAGGACAGCAGTGCTGCCGACAGATGGGATGATGAAGATTGGGGCAGCCTGGAG GAGGCCGAATCTGTGTTGGCCCAGCAGGAAGACTGGAGTACTGGGGGCCAGGCTAGCCGTGGTGGGCAG CTGAGACCTGATTCTTGGGGCGATGACAACTGGGAGGGTCTGGAGACAGAGAGCC GGCAAGGGAAGGCTGAGCTGGCCCGGAAAAAGCGCGAGGAGCGGCGGCGAGAGATGGAGGCCAAACGCGCAGAGAAGAAGGCAGCCAAGGGTCCCATGAAGCTGGGGACCCGCAAGCTGGATTGA
- the SCYL1 gene encoding N-terminal kinase-like protein isoform X5: MWFFARDPVRDFPFELSPDPPEGGPPGPWVLHRGRKKATGSPVSIFVYDVKPGADEQTQVAKAAFKRLKTLRHPNILAYIDGLETDKCLHVVTEAVTPLGMYLKERAEAGGLKELELSWGLHQIVKALSFLVNDCSLIHNNICMAAVFVDRAGEWKLGGLDYMYSAQGNGGGPPRKGVPELEQYDPPELADGSGRAVREKWSADMWRLGCLIWEVFNGPLPRAAALRNPGKIPKSLVPHYCELVGANPKVRPNPARFLQNCRAPGGFMNNRFVETNLFLEEIQIKEPAEKQKFFQELSKSLDSFPEDFCRHRVLPQLLTAFEFGNAGAVVLTPLFKVGKFLNAEEYQQKIIPVVVKMFSSTDRAMRIRLLQQMEQFIQYLDEPTVNTQIFPHVVHGFLDTNPAIREQTVKSMLLLAPKLNEANLNVELMKHFARLQAKDEQGPIRCNTTVCLGKIGSYLNASTRHRVLTSAFSRATKDPFAPSRVAGVLGFAATHNLYSMNDCAHKILPVLCGLTVDPEKSVRDQAFKAIRSFLSKLESVSEDPTQLAEVEKDVHAASSPGMGGAAASWAGWAVTGVSSLTSKLIRAHPTAAPAEPNIPQRPTPEGLPALAPTLVPATSTTSGHWETQEESTDTAEDSSAADRWDDEDWGSLEQEAESVLAQQEDWSTGGQASRGGQLRPDSWGDDNWEGLETESRQGKAELARKKREERRREMEAKRAEKKAAKGPMKLGTRKLD, translated from the exons ATGTGGTTCTTTGCCCGGGACCCGGTCCGGGACTTCCCGTTCGAGCTCAGCCCGGACCCCCCAGAGGGCGGCCCGCCGGGGCCCTGGGTCCTGCACCGCGGCCGCAAGAAG gcCACAGGCAGCCCGGTGTCCATCTTCGTGTATGACGTGAAGCCCGGGGCCGATGAGCAGACCCAGGTGGCCAAGGCTGCCTTCAAGCGCCTCAAAACTCTCCGGCACCCCAACATTCTGGCCTACATCGATGGGCTGGAG ACGGACAAATGCCTCCATGTAGTGACAGAGGCAGTGACCCCACTGGGAATGTACCTCAAGGAGCGAGCGGAGGCTGGTGGCTTGAAGGAGCTGGAGCTCTCCTGGGGCCTACACCAGATTGTG AAAGCCCTCAGCTTCCTGGTAAATGACTGCAGCCTCATCCACAACAACATCTGCATGGCTGCCGTGTTCGTGGACCGTGCCGGCGAGTGGAAGCTGGGGGGTCTGGACTACATGTATTCGGCCCAGGGCAATGGTGGGGGACCCCCCCGGAAGGGGGTCCCCGAACTTGAGCAGTATGACCCCCCGGAGTTGGCTGATGGCAGTGGCAGAGCAGTTAGAGAGAAATG GTCAGCTGACATGTGGCGCTTGGGCTGCCTCATCTGGGAAGTCTTCAATGGGCCCCTACCTCGGGCGGCTGCCCTGCGCAACCCTGGGAAG ATCCCCAAATCGCTGGTGCCCCATTACTGTGAACTAGTTGGAGCCAACCCCAAGGTGCGTCCCAACCCAGCCCGCTTCCTGCAGAACTGCCGGGCACCCGGCGGCTTCATGAACAACCGCTTTGTGGAGACCAACCTCTTTTTGGAAGAGATTCAG ATCAAAGAGCCGGCTGAGAAGCAAAAGTTCTTCCAAGAGCTGAGCAAGAGCCTAGACTCTTTCCCTGAGGATTTCTGCCGGCACAGGGTACTGCCCCAGCTGCTGACCGCCTTCGAGTTTGGCAATGCGGGAGCCGTGGTCCTCACACCGCTCTTCAag GTGGGCAAGTTTCTCAACGCTGAGGAGTATCAGCAGAAGATCATCCCTGTTGTGGTCAAGATGTTCTCATCCACTGACCGGGCCATGCGCATCCGCCTCCTACAGCAG ATGGAACAGTTTATCCAGTACCTTGATGAGCCAACAGTCAACACACAGATCTTCCCCCACGTTGTACATGGCTTCCTGGACACCAACCCTGCCATCCGAGAGCAGACAGTCAAG TCCATGCTGCTTCTGGCCCCAAAGCTGAACGAGGCCAACCTCAATGTGGAGCTGATGAAGCATTTCGCGCGGCTGCAGGCCAAGGATGAACAGGGCCCCATTCGCTGCAACACTACCGTCTGCCTGGGCAAAATCGGCTCCTACCTCAATGCCAGT acTAGGCACAGGGTCCTCACCTCCGCCTTCAGCCGTGCCACTAAGGACCCCTTTGCACCTTCCCGGGTGGCGGGGGTCCTGGGTTTTGCTGCCACCCACAACCTCTACTCGATGAACGACTGTGCCCACAAGAtcctgcctgtgctctgtggCCTGACCGTGGATCCCGAGAAATCCGTGCGAGACCAG GCCTTCAAGGCCATTCGAAGCTTCCTGTCCAAACTGGAGTCTGTGTCAGAGGACCCCACCCAGCTGGCTGAAGTGG AAAAGGATGTCCATGCGGCCTCCAGCCCAGGAATGGGAGGAGCCGCAGCCAGCTGGGCAGGCTGGGCTGTGACAGGAGTCTCCTCGCTCACCTCCAAGCTGATCCGTGCGCACCCAACAGCTGCCCCGGCTGAGCCCAACATCCCCCAGAGACCCACACCTGAGG GACTTcctgccctggcccccaccctTGTCCCTGCCACGTCCACAACCTCAGGCCACTGGGAGACACAAGAGGAGAGCACAGACACAGCGGAGGACAGCAGTGCTGCCGACAGATGGGATGATGAAGATTGGGGCAGCCTGGAG CAGGAGGCCGAATCTGTGTTGGCCCAGCAGGAAGACTGGAGTACTGGGGGCCAGGCTAGCCGTGGTGGGCAG CTGAGACCTGATTCTTGGGGCGATGACAACTGGGAGGGTCTGGAGACAGAGAGCC GGCAAGGGAAGGCTGAGCTGGCCCGGAAAAAGCGCGAGGAGCGGCGGCGAGAGATGGAGGCCAAACGCGCAGAGAAGAAGGCAGCCAAGGGTCCCATGAAGCTGGGGACCCGCAAGCTGGATTGA
- the SCYL1 gene encoding N-terminal kinase-like protein isoform X4 — translation MWFFARDPVRDFPFELSPDPPEGGPPGPWVLHRGRKKATGSPVSIFVYDVKPGADEQTQVAKAAFKRLKTLRHPNILAYIDGLETDKCLHVVTEAVTPLGMYLKERAEAGGLKELELSWGLHQIVKALSFLVNDCSLIHNNICMAAVFVDRAGEWKLGGLDYMYSAQGNGGGPPRKGVPELEQYDPPELADGSGRAVREKWSADMWRLGCLIWEVFNGPLPRAAALRNPGKIPKSLVPHYCELVGANPKVRPNPARFLQNCRAPGGFMNNRFVETNLFLEEIQIKEPAEKQKFFQELSKSLDSFPEDFCRHRVLPQLLTAFEFGNAGAVVLTPLFKVGKFLNAEEYQQKIIPVVVKMFSSTDRAMRIRLLQQMEQFIQYLDEPTVNTQIFPHVVHGFLDTNPAIREQTVKSMLLLAPKLNEANLNVELMKHFARLQAKDEQGPIRCNTTVCLGKIGSYLNASTRHRVLTSAFSRATKDPFAPSRVAGVLGFAATHNLYSMNDCAHKILPVLCGLTVDPEKSVRDQAFKAIRSFLSKLESVSEDPTQLAEVEKDVHAASSPGMGGAAASWAGWAVTGVSSLTSKLIRAHPTAAPAEPNIPQRPTPEGLPALAPTLVPATSTTSGHWETQEESTDTAEDSSAADRWDDEDWGSLEEAESVLAQQEDWSTGGQASRGGQTSNVDPKSPESDWSSWEAEGSWEQGWQEPSPPEPPPEGTRLASEYNWGGSEPSDKGDPFAAMSARREAGTQLRPDSWGDDNWEGLETESRQGKAELARKKREERRREMEAKRAEKKAAKGPMKLGTRKLD, via the exons ATGTGGTTCTTTGCCCGGGACCCGGTCCGGGACTTCCCGTTCGAGCTCAGCCCGGACCCCCCAGAGGGCGGCCCGCCGGGGCCCTGGGTCCTGCACCGCGGCCGCAAGAAG gcCACAGGCAGCCCGGTGTCCATCTTCGTGTATGACGTGAAGCCCGGGGCCGATGAGCAGACCCAGGTGGCCAAGGCTGCCTTCAAGCGCCTCAAAACTCTCCGGCACCCCAACATTCTGGCCTACATCGATGGGCTGGAG ACGGACAAATGCCTCCATGTAGTGACAGAGGCAGTGACCCCACTGGGAATGTACCTCAAGGAGCGAGCGGAGGCTGGTGGCTTGAAGGAGCTGGAGCTCTCCTGGGGCCTACACCAGATTGTG AAAGCCCTCAGCTTCCTGGTAAATGACTGCAGCCTCATCCACAACAACATCTGCATGGCTGCCGTGTTCGTGGACCGTGCCGGCGAGTGGAAGCTGGGGGGTCTGGACTACATGTATTCGGCCCAGGGCAATGGTGGGGGACCCCCCCGGAAGGGGGTCCCCGAACTTGAGCAGTATGACCCCCCGGAGTTGGCTGATGGCAGTGGCAGAGCAGTTAGAGAGAAATG GTCAGCTGACATGTGGCGCTTGGGCTGCCTCATCTGGGAAGTCTTCAATGGGCCCCTACCTCGGGCGGCTGCCCTGCGCAACCCTGGGAAG ATCCCCAAATCGCTGGTGCCCCATTACTGTGAACTAGTTGGAGCCAACCCCAAGGTGCGTCCCAACCCAGCCCGCTTCCTGCAGAACTGCCGGGCACCCGGCGGCTTCATGAACAACCGCTTTGTGGAGACCAACCTCTTTTTGGAAGAGATTCAG ATCAAAGAGCCGGCTGAGAAGCAAAAGTTCTTCCAAGAGCTGAGCAAGAGCCTAGACTCTTTCCCTGAGGATTTCTGCCGGCACAGGGTACTGCCCCAGCTGCTGACCGCCTTCGAGTTTGGCAATGCGGGAGCCGTGGTCCTCACACCGCTCTTCAag GTGGGCAAGTTTCTCAACGCTGAGGAGTATCAGCAGAAGATCATCCCTGTTGTGGTCAAGATGTTCTCATCCACTGACCGGGCCATGCGCATCCGCCTCCTACAGCAG ATGGAACAGTTTATCCAGTACCTTGATGAGCCAACAGTCAACACACAGATCTTCCCCCACGTTGTACATGGCTTCCTGGACACCAACCCTGCCATCCGAGAGCAGACAGTCAAG TCCATGCTGCTTCTGGCCCCAAAGCTGAACGAGGCCAACCTCAATGTGGAGCTGATGAAGCATTTCGCGCGGCTGCAGGCCAAGGATGAACAGGGCCCCATTCGCTGCAACACTACCGTCTGCCTGGGCAAAATCGGCTCCTACCTCAATGCCAGT acTAGGCACAGGGTCCTCACCTCCGCCTTCAGCCGTGCCACTAAGGACCCCTTTGCACCTTCCCGGGTGGCGGGGGTCCTGGGTTTTGCTGCCACCCACAACCTCTACTCGATGAACGACTGTGCCCACAAGAtcctgcctgtgctctgtggCCTGACCGTGGATCCCGAGAAATCCGTGCGAGACCAG GCCTTCAAGGCCATTCGAAGCTTCCTGTCCAAACTGGAGTCTGTGTCAGAGGACCCCACCCAGCTGGCTGAAGTGG AAAAGGATGTCCATGCGGCCTCCAGCCCAGGAATGGGAGGAGCCGCAGCCAGCTGGGCAGGCTGGGCTGTGACAGGAGTCTCCTCGCTCACCTCCAAGCTGATCCGTGCGCACCCAACAGCTGCCCCGGCTGAGCCCAACATCCCCCAGAGACCCACACCTGAGG GACTTcctgccctggcccccaccctTGTCCCTGCCACGTCCACAACCTCAGGCCACTGGGAGACACAAGAGGAGAGCACAGACACAGCGGAGGACAGCAGTGCTGCCGACAGATGGGATGATGAAGATTGGGGCAGCCTGGAG GAGGCCGAATCTGTGTTGGCCCAGCAGGAAGACTGGAGTACTGGGGGCCAGGCTAGCCGTGGTGGGCAG ACCAGCAATGTGGACCCCAAATCCCCTGAGTCAGACTGGAGCAGCTGGGAAGCCGAGGGCTCATGGGAGCAGGGCTGGCAGGAGCCAAGTCCCCCAGAACCGCCCCCTGAGGGCACAAGGCTGGCCAGCGAGTATAACTGGGGTGGCTCGGAGCCCAGTGACAAAGGTGATCCCTTTGCTGCCATGTCTGCACGACGGGAGGCTGGCACCCAG CTGAGACCTGATTCTTGGGGCGATGACAACTGGGAGGGTCTGGAGACAGAGAGCC GGCAAGGGAAGGCTGAGCTGGCCCGGAAAAAGCGCGAGGAGCGGCGGCGAGAGATGGAGGCCAAACGCGCAGAGAAGAAGGCAGCCAAGGGTCCCATGAAGCTGGGGACCCGCAAGCTGGATTGA
- the SCYL1 gene encoding N-terminal kinase-like protein isoform X2 produces MWFFARDPVRDFPFELSPDPPEGGPPGPWVLHRGRKKATGSPVSIFVYDVKPGADEQTQVAKAAFKRLKTLRHPNILAYIDGLETDKCLHVVTEAVTPLGMYLKERAEAGGLKELELSWGLHQIVKALSFLVNDCSLIHNNICMAAVFVDRAGEWKLGGLDYMYSAQGNGGGPPRKGVPELEQYDPPELADGSGRAVREKWSADMWRLGCLIWEVFNGPLPRAAALRNPGKIPKSLVPHYCELVGANPKVRPNPARFLQNCRAPGGFMNNRFVETNLFLEEIQIKEPAEKQKFFQELSKSLDSFPEDFCRHRVLPQLLTAFEFGNAGAVVLTPLFKVGKFLNAEEYQQKIIPVVVKMFSSTDRAMRIRLLQQMEQFIQYLDEPTVNTQIFPHVVHGFLDTNPAIREQTVKSMLLLAPKLNEANLNVELMKHFARLQAKDEQGPIRCNTTVCLGKIGSYLNASTRHRVLTSAFSRATKDPFAPSRVAGVLGFAATHNLYSMNDCAHKILPVLCGLTVDPEKSVRDQAFKAIRSFLSKLESVSEDPTQLAEVEKDVHAASSPGMGGAAASWAGWAVTGVSSLTSKLIRAHPTAAPAEPNIPQRPTPEGLPALAPTLVPATSTTSGHWETQEESTDTAEDSSAADRWDDEDWGSLEEAESVLAQQEDWSTGGQASRGGQALPLHLQTSNVDPKSPESDWSSWEAEGSWEQGWQEPSPPEPPPEGTRLASEYNWGGSEPSDKGDPFAAMSARREAGTQLRPDSWGDDNWEGLETESRQGKAELARKKREERRREMEAKRAEKKAAKGPMKLGTRKLD; encoded by the exons ATGTGGTTCTTTGCCCGGGACCCGGTCCGGGACTTCCCGTTCGAGCTCAGCCCGGACCCCCCAGAGGGCGGCCCGCCGGGGCCCTGGGTCCTGCACCGCGGCCGCAAGAAG gcCACAGGCAGCCCGGTGTCCATCTTCGTGTATGACGTGAAGCCCGGGGCCGATGAGCAGACCCAGGTGGCCAAGGCTGCCTTCAAGCGCCTCAAAACTCTCCGGCACCCCAACATTCTGGCCTACATCGATGGGCTGGAG ACGGACAAATGCCTCCATGTAGTGACAGAGGCAGTGACCCCACTGGGAATGTACCTCAAGGAGCGAGCGGAGGCTGGTGGCTTGAAGGAGCTGGAGCTCTCCTGGGGCCTACACCAGATTGTG AAAGCCCTCAGCTTCCTGGTAAATGACTGCAGCCTCATCCACAACAACATCTGCATGGCTGCCGTGTTCGTGGACCGTGCCGGCGAGTGGAAGCTGGGGGGTCTGGACTACATGTATTCGGCCCAGGGCAATGGTGGGGGACCCCCCCGGAAGGGGGTCCCCGAACTTGAGCAGTATGACCCCCCGGAGTTGGCTGATGGCAGTGGCAGAGCAGTTAGAGAGAAATG GTCAGCTGACATGTGGCGCTTGGGCTGCCTCATCTGGGAAGTCTTCAATGGGCCCCTACCTCGGGCGGCTGCCCTGCGCAACCCTGGGAAG ATCCCCAAATCGCTGGTGCCCCATTACTGTGAACTAGTTGGAGCCAACCCCAAGGTGCGTCCCAACCCAGCCCGCTTCCTGCAGAACTGCCGGGCACCCGGCGGCTTCATGAACAACCGCTTTGTGGAGACCAACCTCTTTTTGGAAGAGATTCAG ATCAAAGAGCCGGCTGAGAAGCAAAAGTTCTTCCAAGAGCTGAGCAAGAGCCTAGACTCTTTCCCTGAGGATTTCTGCCGGCACAGGGTACTGCCCCAGCTGCTGACCGCCTTCGAGTTTGGCAATGCGGGAGCCGTGGTCCTCACACCGCTCTTCAag GTGGGCAAGTTTCTCAACGCTGAGGAGTATCAGCAGAAGATCATCCCTGTTGTGGTCAAGATGTTCTCATCCACTGACCGGGCCATGCGCATCCGCCTCCTACAGCAG ATGGAACAGTTTATCCAGTACCTTGATGAGCCAACAGTCAACACACAGATCTTCCCCCACGTTGTACATGGCTTCCTGGACACCAACCCTGCCATCCGAGAGCAGACAGTCAAG TCCATGCTGCTTCTGGCCCCAAAGCTGAACGAGGCCAACCTCAATGTGGAGCTGATGAAGCATTTCGCGCGGCTGCAGGCCAAGGATGAACAGGGCCCCATTCGCTGCAACACTACCGTCTGCCTGGGCAAAATCGGCTCCTACCTCAATGCCAGT acTAGGCACAGGGTCCTCACCTCCGCCTTCAGCCGTGCCACTAAGGACCCCTTTGCACCTTCCCGGGTGGCGGGGGTCCTGGGTTTTGCTGCCACCCACAACCTCTACTCGATGAACGACTGTGCCCACAAGAtcctgcctgtgctctgtggCCTGACCGTGGATCCCGAGAAATCCGTGCGAGACCAG GCCTTCAAGGCCATTCGAAGCTTCCTGTCCAAACTGGAGTCTGTGTCAGAGGACCCCACCCAGCTGGCTGAAGTGG AAAAGGATGTCCATGCGGCCTCCAGCCCAGGAATGGGAGGAGCCGCAGCCAGCTGGGCAGGCTGGGCTGTGACAGGAGTCTCCTCGCTCACCTCCAAGCTGATCCGTGCGCACCCAACAGCTGCCCCGGCTGAGCCCAACATCCCCCAGAGACCCACACCTGAGG GACTTcctgccctggcccccaccctTGTCCCTGCCACGTCCACAACCTCAGGCCACTGGGAGACACAAGAGGAGAGCACAGACACAGCGGAGGACAGCAGTGCTGCCGACAGATGGGATGATGAAGATTGGGGCAGCCTGGAG GAGGCCGAATCTGTGTTGGCCCAGCAGGAAGACTGGAGTACTGGGGGCCAGGCTAGCCGTGGTGGGCAG GCACTACCTCTCCACCTGCAGACCAGCAATGTGGACCCCAAATCCCCTGAGTCAGACTGGAGCAGCTGGGAAGCCGAGGGCTCATGGGAGCAGGGCTGGCAGGAGCCAAGTCCCCCAGAACCGCCCCCTGAGGGCACAAGGCTGGCCAGCGAGTATAACTGGGGTGGCTCGGAGCCCAGTGACAAAGGTGATCCCTTTGCTGCCATGTCTGCACGACGGGAGGCTGGCACCCAG CTGAGACCTGATTCTTGGGGCGATGACAACTGGGAGGGTCTGGAGACAGAGAGCC GGCAAGGGAAGGCTGAGCTGGCCCGGAAAAAGCGCGAGGAGCGGCGGCGAGAGATGGAGGCCAAACGCGCAGAGAAGAAGGCAGCCAAGGGTCCCATGAAGCTGGGGACCCGCAAGCTGGATTGA